CTGATCGGGCTCCTGCTCGGCGGCCGCGTGCTCGACGGAGCAGCCAGGCGCTCCCCAGCGGCGCGGGTGCGGGTTGCCGCCGTCAGCCTCGGCGCCGCCGCCGTGTTCGCCCTCGCCGGACTCGTGGCCGGCCCGCGGATGTTGTGGCAGTTGGTGCTGTTCCTCAGCCTCGGCTACCTGCTCGGCATCGTCTATCTGGCCGCGGCGGTTCCGGTCCTGGCGGACGTCATCCGACCCGAACAGAGATCGGGGGCGCTGGGCCTGATGTTCGCCATCGGATACCTGCTGGGCGGCGCCGGCGGGCCGATCGTGGTCGGCATGCTCAGCGACGCGTTGGCGGCCGGGTCCTCGTCCTCCGCCGACGCGGAAGCGCAGGGCTTGCAGACGGCGATGATGATCGCCGTTCCCGCCGCGTTCGCCGTCGCCGCCCTCGGCATGTTCCTCGCCGCCCGCTTCGTCAAGGGCGACCGCGAAACGATGCTCGCCGGCGAGGCCGCGGCATGACCGCGCGGAACATTGACGTGCTGATCATCGGCAGCGGGTTCTCCGGCATCGCACTGGGGCGAGCCCTGCGGCTGTCCGGACGCACCGACTTCGTCATCCTCGAACGGGAACCCGACGTCGGCGGAGTGTGGCGGTCGAACACCTATCCGGGCTGCACCTGCGACGTCCCGTCACACCTGTATTCGTTCTCGTTCGCGCCCAACCCGGACTGGTCCTCGACCTACTCACCCCAGCCCGAGATCCAGGACTATCTGCGGCGTTGCGTCGACCGGTTCGCGCTGCGTCCGCACCTGCGCGCCAACGTCGAGGTCACGGCGGCGCGCTGGGTCGACGGCGACCAACGCTGGCACGTCTCGACCAGTCAGGGAGAGTGGACGGCCTCGGTGCTGGTCAGCGCCGTCGGCCCGCTGACCGAGCCGAAGTTTCCCGACGTGCCGGGCATCGACCGGTTCGCGGGCAAGATCATGCACTCGGCCCGCTGGGACCACAGCTACAACCTGGCCGGCAAACGGGTGGCGTCCATCGGAACCGGCGCCTCGGCCATCCAATACGTTCCGGAGATCGCCGACGAGGTCGGCCGACTGTTCGTGTTCCAACGCAGCGCCCCGTGGATCACACCGCACGACAAAAGACCGATCACCGACGCCGAGCGACACGCCTTCCGGTCCCGGCCGATCCGCCAGAAGATCCAACGCGCGAAGGTGTACGCCGCCAAGGAAGCGTTCGTCCTCGGCATGGCCAAGCGACCCAGGCTCATGCGGATGCTCGAGGGTCCCGTGCGCAGGCACATGGAACGGCAGGTCGGCGATCCGGCGCTACGGAAGGCGGTCACGCCGGACTTCACCCTCGGCTGCAAGCGGATTTTACCGTCGAACACCTGGTATCCGGCTCTCCAGAAGCCTTCCGTCGAGCTCGTGCCGCACGCCCTGGCCGAGCTCCGCGAGCACAGTGTCGTCGGCGCCGACGGCATCGAACGCGAGGTCGACACGATCATCTTCGGCACCGGCTACCACGTCACCGACATGCCGTTCGCCGACAAGGTCCACGGCCGCGCCGGCACACCGCTCAACGACGTCTGGGCGGGATCACCGCGCGCCTACCTCGGCGTGTCCGTGCCCGGCTTTCCCAACTACTTCATGCTGCTCGGCCCCAACTCCGGCCTTGGGCACAGCTCGATGGTCTACATGATCGAAGCCCAGGCCGAACACGTGAAGAACGCCATCAGCGCGCTCGACCGGTCCGGCGCGACGACCATCGAGGTGACCCAGCAGGTGTACGACGCCTACAACGCCGACATCGACCGCCGGATGGCGACCACGGTCTGGGAGGTGGGCGGCTGCCGCACGTTCTACCAGGACGCCAACGGCCGTAACGCCACCATCTACCCCGACTGGACCTTCCGTTACCGGCGCCAGGCCGTGCGCTGGAGAGCCGATGCCTACCGCCTGACAACGGGACGACGGCAGTCAGCCGATGCCCGATGAAGGCGGTGACTCTCACGGGCGGGCGGCTCGACCTCGCCGACCTCCCCACGCCGCGACCCGGTCCTGGTCAGCTACTGCTCAAGGTCGTCCGATGTGGAATCTGCGGCTCGGACCTGCACGCCCGGCACCACGCCGACGAGCTGGCCGACGTGCTCGAGCTGTGCGGCTATCCGCGCTACCTGCGCTCGCACGAGAGCGTGGTGCTGGGCCACGAGCTCTACGGAGAGGTCGTCGACCGCGGTCCGGCGACCGCCGGCCGGATAAAGCCGGGCACGCCCGTGGTGGCCATCCCGCTCGTTCGCCGGGACCGCCAGGTCGATGGCATCGGGCTGTCAGCCGACGCGCCCGGTGGATACGCCGAGTACGTCGTGGTGCAGGAGGCATTGGCGCTACCCGTGCCCACCGGGCTCGGCCCGGACCTCGCCGCGCTGACCGAACCGGTGGCGGTGGCCTGGCACGCCGTCGCCCGGGCCGAGATGACCAGAAAAGATGTCGCGATCGTGCTGGGCTGCGGCCCCGTGGGCCTCGCCGTGATCGCCGTGCTCAAGGCACGCGGTGTCGCGACGGTGGTGGCCAGCGACCTCTCCGCCGGCCGACGGTCCCTGGCCACACGCTGCGGCGCCGACATCGTCGTCGACCCGGCCACCGAGTCGCCGTGGGACGCGTGCGCCGACCGCGGGTTCGTGACCGCGATGCCCAGCGAATACAACGCCGGCATCGACGCCCTCGAGGGCATGGCACGGCTGCCATTGGGTCGGTGGGCCGCGTGGCGACTGCTGGACCGGATCGGCGCGACCCGGCCGAAACGCCCGGTCGTGTTCGAGTGCGTCGGCGTAACCGGAATGATCGACAGCCTTGTCGCCGCAGCGCCGTTGCACTCAAGGATCGTCGTGGTCGGCGTCTGCATGGGCGCCGACGCTTTCCGACCCGCGCTCGCCGTGAACAAGGAACTCGACCTCAGGTTCGTCGTCGGATACTCACCGCTGGAGTTCCGCGACAGTCTCCACGCGCTCGCCGACGGAACCCTCGAGGTCTCCCCCATCGTGACCGGACGCGTTGGGTTGTCCGCCGTCGCGACCGCCTTCACGGCGCTGGCGAAGCCCGGCACGCACGCCAAGATACTCATAGATCCGTCAATTGATACTGACCAGATCATCGCGACCGCACGTCCATAACCGTGCCGGGCTCACGAGCCAGCTCATCCGGCGAGGAACGCTGCTACGTCGGCCGGGAGCGGGTCGCCCTCGAACCGCGTCCCCTCGGCCACCGCACCGTCGAACACGAACCGGGCACCTGCGACAAGTTCGAGGCCGGTGAACGTCATCCGGCCACCGGCGAGCCGGGCACCGCGCAGGTCGACCGCGCCGCCGACGACCCGGCAACCGGTGAAGTTGAGGTGGGTGCCGTCGGTCAGGTGGATGCCGGGCAGCCCGATCGCGTCGAGCACCGCGTTGCGCAGGTTGAACGAGCAGCCGTTCCAGCTCGGTAGCGGACCAGGCGCGAGGTGGGCCCGGATCGAACCGATGATCGCCCGGCGGATCTCGTCCTCCCCCGCGATCCAGCCGGCCGCCGACGGGTCCGGCTCATACGGCAGCCGCAGGTAGGCGCACAACGCGCTCACGCAGGTCTGGCGTAGCTCCTGGCTCGGTGCGTCGTCGGCCAGGCCGGCGACCGCGTAGACGGCGGCGGCCCGGACCGCCGGCCGCTCGTGGCCGAGCTGGGTCGTCGAGCTGCCGAACCGCTCGTTGAACAGACGCGTGTCGTCTCGGCGGGCGGCCGCCACGGCACGCTCGTTCTCCTTCTCGACCACTGCCTGCCGCCGATATGCCACGACCAGTGCCACCACGCCGCCGACCCCGGCCACGACCGCCAGCGCAAGTTTGATCAACTCAAGCTGGTTGGTGACCGTGAAGGCCGCGCCTTGAGGCAGGCGGGGTGCACCGACCGCGAGCCAGAGCGCCGCGGCCGCTATGACGAACACCAAGACCGCGGCGAGCAGAACGACCGCGACGTGGCGACCCAGCGACATCGGGCCGCGCAGCCAGGTCCTGCCTCGTTCCATGCCGGGCAGCGTAGAGCGACCGGAGTTTCGGCGGCGTCCCGTTCCGGACGCATTGCCGATCTGGCCGCGAGCGCGCGCCACCGCTGCGCGGCGGGCAGCGACGTGGCAGTCTCGATCGCACGGGACGAGCAAGTGGACGCCAGGCTCCATGACCCTGCGGCCGCGCGCTTGACCGCCGATCATCGACAAAGAGGCCGGGAGTCAGCGGCATGGCCAAGCGGTCGACGTTTCTTCGCCGGATCACCGGCAATGCTCCCCACCGGTTCGACACCAGCCGAAACGGCCTGAGCTATTCCGTCGACCGACGCGCTACGGCGGTGGTCATCGGTGGTGGCATAGCCGGTGTCACGGCGGCACTGACGCTCGCCGAACGTGGCATGGCCGTGACGTTGCTCGAACGCGGGCACCGACTGGGCGGTCGCCTCACCACGTGGCCAAAACGACTTCGCGATGGCTCGTCGCAGGTGGTCGAGCATGGATTCCACGGATTCTTCCGCCAGTACTACAACTGGCGGAACGTTCTGCGCCGCGTCGACCCGGAACTGGCATTCCTGCGCCCGCTCGGCCGCTATCCCGTCGTTTCACGCCAGTGGCCCGAAGAGGATTTCACGGGCCTGTTCGGTATGCCGCCGATCAACCTCCTGTCCCTGCTCGCCCGGTCGCCGAGCCTGCGGTGGCGCGACCTGCGCCAGATGGACAGCCGAGCCGCCCTCCCCCTGCTCGCGTTCGGCCGCGAGGAGACCTACCGGCTCTTCGACTCGATGTCCGCCGCGACCTTCCTCGACAGTCTGGGCCTTCCCCAACGGGCGCGCGCGATGCTGTTCGACGTCTTCGCCCACTCCTTCTTCAACCATCAGGCCGAGATGTCGGCAGCAGAGATGATCATGCAGTTCCACTTCTATTTCCTTCGCAATCCCGAAGGTCTGGATATGGACGCCCCCGACAGCGACTACGAGACCGCGATCTGGTCACCGCTGGCGGCACGGTTGACCGCGTTGGGCGCGGATGTGCGCACGGATTCACCGGTCGATCACCTCGAGCCAGGTTGGAAGGTCTGCCTCACGGGTGGCTCGCGGATCGCGGCCGAGCACGTCGTGCTGGCTGTCGACCCCGCCGCAGCGCGCGAGATCGTCGCCGCGTCACCAGACGTCGTGCGCACCAGCCCCCGGTTCGCCGCGCGGGTCGCCGCGCTGCGCACCGCCGCACCGTACGCGGTTGCCCGGATCTGGCTGGACGGCGACGTCGCGGCCGACCGCGCCCCGTTCACGAGCATCTCGGGGGAAGCCACCCTCGACTCCGTCACCCTCTACCACCGGGCCGAACGGGAATCGGGTCAATGGGCGGCCCGCACCGGCGGAAGCGTCCTGGAACTTCACGCGTACGCGGCACCGACCCAGGTCGACGCCGCGACGTTGGCCGATCGCATGCACGCGGAACTCACCACGATCTGGCCGGAGATGCGCAACCTGTCGATAGTCGACAGCGACCACCGGGTCGGACACGACGCCCCCGCCTTCGACCTGGGCAGCGACACCACCCGCCCGTCCGTCCAGACCGACGTCGCCGGCCTCTACCTCGCCGGCGACTGGGTTCGCATGCCCTTCCCGTGCGCGCTGATGGAACGCGCCGCCTCGTCGGGCCTGCTCGCCGCGAACGAGATCCTCGCTCGGCACGCGGCACGCCCGTCACCGGTCCTGTCGGTGCGCCCGAACGGACTCCTGGCCAGGCGTGGAAGGCGCGACCGCACGCCATCGACATGAACGGCCCGTGGATCAACCGCGTGGGTCGCTTTGTGACCTCATTGGCGGCGAACGGGTATCGGCTGGCAACGTATCGGTAGCAAGCCATCCCGTGATCTGGCGACACTTTCCCCACGCGGAGGTTCAGCCGCGCGGCTTGGGAAAGAAGGAGAAACACATGGCGACGTTCGTCCTTGTGCCCGGCGCTTGGAAAGGCTCCTGGTCGTTTGAGGCGGTAGTTCCGCTACTGGAGCGTGCCGGTCACACGGTTCACGCCCTGACCCTGACCGGTCTACGGCCAGCCGACGACAACGCGACGGTCGCGACCGCCAACCTGGACACCCACGCCGACGACGTGTTGCGGCTCCTCAACCGCGCCGATATCACCAACGCGACGCTGGTCGGCCACAGCTACGCCGGGATGGTGATCGCCGCCGCAGCCGATCGCGCCAACGGCCGGATCTCACGACTCGTACATCTCGACGCCTACGTACCGCGTGACGGCGAGTCGTGCTGGTCCTCAACGAACGAATACTTCCGAGAAGTGTTCGCCGCCGGCGCCGCGGCCACCGGCTACGCCGTCCAGCCGCCAAACGGCGGCGATCCCCGCCGCCGTCCCCACCCCCTCGCCTCGTTCCTGCAAACGGTCCGGCTCACCGGCACGCTCACACAGGTCCGCCGCCGCGACTTCATCTACTGCTCCGGATGGAGCAGAACACCCTTCGCAGACCTGCGTGCCCGACTCGACGCCGATCCCGACTGGCAGGTCCACGACCTCCCAACCGGCCACGACGCGATGCACGAAGCCCCAGAGGCCGTCGCCGCGCTCCTGCTCGGCGAGCCCCCCGCGGATGCGGTGTCGACCTGAGCGCCACGCCGGAGGGCCAGCGCCTCTATGAAAAGCTCGGCTTCACGAAGACCTCGGCCCCGCGGATGAAACTCGTCCTTTGACGCAATGGCGCGGGTTCAAGCGTCGCGAACGTCCGGTGCGGGGTGTCGGCTACCGTTCTTCGATGGAGTCCACGGGAGACCCTCTTCTGCATGCGCCCGCCTGTCCGCGTGGGCGTCTCGCGGGTCGGCGG
This genomic interval from Asanoa ferruginea contains the following:
- a CDS encoding flavin-containing monooxygenase, whose translation is MTARNIDVLIIGSGFSGIALGRALRLSGRTDFVILEREPDVGGVWRSNTYPGCTCDVPSHLYSFSFAPNPDWSSTYSPQPEIQDYLRRCVDRFALRPHLRANVEVTAARWVDGDQRWHVSTSQGEWTASVLVSAVGPLTEPKFPDVPGIDRFAGKIMHSARWDHSYNLAGKRVASIGTGASAIQYVPEIADEVGRLFVFQRSAPWITPHDKRPITDAERHAFRSRPIRQKIQRAKVYAAKEAFVLGMAKRPRLMRMLEGPVRRHMERQVGDPALRKAVTPDFTLGCKRILPSNTWYPALQKPSVELVPHALAELREHSVVGADGIEREVDTIIFGTGYHVTDMPFADKVHGRAGTPLNDVWAGSPRAYLGVSVPGFPNYFMLLGPNSGLGHSSMVYMIEAQAEHVKNAISALDRSGATTIEVTQQVYDAYNADIDRRMATTVWEVGGCRTFYQDANGRNATIYPDWTFRYRRQAVRWRADAYRLTTGRRQSADAR
- a CDS encoding zinc-binding dehydrogenase encodes the protein MKAVTLTGGRLDLADLPTPRPGPGQLLLKVVRCGICGSDLHARHHADELADVLELCGYPRYLRSHESVVLGHELYGEVVDRGPATAGRIKPGTPVVAIPLVRRDRQVDGIGLSADAPGGYAEYVVVQEALALPVPTGLGPDLAALTEPVAVAWHAVARAEMTRKDVAIVLGCGPVGLAVIAVLKARGVATVVASDLSAGRRSLATRCGADIVVDPATESPWDACADRGFVTAMPSEYNAGIDALEGMARLPLGRWAAWRLLDRIGATRPKRPVVFECVGVTGMIDSLVAAAPLHSRIVVVGVCMGADAFRPALAVNKELDLRFVVGYSPLEFRDSLHALADGTLEVSPIVTGRVGLSAVATAFTALAKPGTHAKILIDPSIDTDQIIATARP
- a CDS encoding hydroxysqualene dehydroxylase, with amino-acid sequence MAKRSTFLRRITGNAPHRFDTSRNGLSYSVDRRATAVVIGGGIAGVTAALTLAERGMAVTLLERGHRLGGRLTTWPKRLRDGSSQVVEHGFHGFFRQYYNWRNVLRRVDPELAFLRPLGRYPVVSRQWPEEDFTGLFGMPPINLLSLLARSPSLRWRDLRQMDSRAALPLLAFGREETYRLFDSMSAATFLDSLGLPQRARAMLFDVFAHSFFNHQAEMSAAEMIMQFHFYFLRNPEGLDMDAPDSDYETAIWSPLAARLTALGADVRTDSPVDHLEPGWKVCLTGGSRIAAEHVVLAVDPAAAREIVAASPDVVRTSPRFAARVAALRTAAPYAVARIWLDGDVAADRAPFTSISGEATLDSVTLYHRAERESGQWAARTGGSVLELHAYAAPTQVDAATLADRMHAELTTIWPEMRNLSIVDSDHRVGHDAPAFDLGSDTTRPSVQTDVAGLYLAGDWVRMPFPCALMERAASSGLLAANEILARHAARPSPVLSVRPNGLLARRGRRDRTPST
- a CDS encoding alpha/beta fold hydrolase, whose translation is MATFVLVPGAWKGSWSFEAVVPLLERAGHTVHALTLTGLRPADDNATVATANLDTHADDVLRLLNRADITNATLVGHSYAGMVIAAAADRANGRISRLVHLDAYVPRDGESCWSSTNEYFREVFAAGAAATGYAVQPPNGGDPRRRPHPLASFLQTVRLTGTLTQVRRRDFIYCSGWSRTPFADLRARLDADPDWQVHDLPTGHDAMHEAPEAVAALLLGEPPADAVST